A stretch of the Acyrthosiphon pisum isolate AL4f chromosome A2, pea_aphid_22Mar2018_4r6ur, whole genome shotgun sequence genome encodes the following:
- the LOC100168379 gene encoding collagen alpha-5(IV) chain isoform X3, translating to MRLQRNGKMIPRPRTNMYLILFSILGVQFALSQQTNPNDLEVVLNIEDSNKTQYHEQNFDTMAYIFGYEVGPNGQFHHENKGPDGFTYGCYGYVDPEGKLQATHYISDGWGYRVVTPGESVEIFHHKHDPADENQANESSDGGSEHEHHGHHGVVTAWGDLYFPKGCGGGRPIQGTGQLGGSGSSGYPSFIGVGQPGPAGAPGQPGTPGLPGSPSSVYPSYPGTPGSPGSPGSPGTPGLPGKPGSPGFPSYQQPSSYPSAPGTPGSPGSPGSPGTPGLPGKPGSPGFPSYQQPSPYPSAPGTPGSPGSPGSPGTPGLPGKPGSLGYPSYQQPSPYPSAPGSSGLPGTPGTPGQPGTPGLPGSPSSVYPSYPGSQGSPGSPGAPGSPGLPSLPSYQKPTVYPTSTYPGSSGSPGSPGSPGSPGTPGLPGKPGSLGYPSYQQPSPYPSAPGSSGLPGTPGTPGTPGQPGTPGLPGSPSSAYPSYPGSQGSPGSPGAPGSPGLPSLPSYQKPTVYPTSTYPGSSGSPGSPGSPGSPGTPGLPGKPGSLGYPSYQQPSPYPSAPGSSGLPGTPGTPGAPGIPGAPGSPSYNIPSSYPSGPGTPGLPGSPGSPGQPGAPGLPGSSPYPKPSYPVAPGTPVSPGSPGSPGLPGQPGAPGLPGSSPYPKPSYPAAPGTPGSPGSPGSPGLPGKPGSYVPQSSYPESAYPGTPGQPGQPGTPGLPGKPGASVIPSIPSYEKPQPTYQKPNVGYPGSPGQPGTPGLPGSPGLPGTISYPKPTPTSAYPVGPGQSGYPGSPGLPGQPGTPGLPGSVYQPSYQKPSSVNQYGNPSLYPVSSYPGSQGQPGTPGSPGSAYPGSTLNQTPNYQSVKPSSSYPGSPGQPGTPGLPGQPGTPGIPSQPSYQKPNPPTYPSQPSYSGYPGSSGQPGKPGTPGTPGTPGLPAGPTYQKPTPPAGYPGSPGTPGQPGTPGLPGIPAQSFGQYPQPSVDYGKPNLSGYPGSTGQPGLPGQPGTPGTPGTPGSYPTSPKPSPYPINPGSGSVSGQPGTSGIQSQPSYQKPNPPTYPVKPTYPSQPSYSGYPGSSGQPGKPGTPGTPGTPGTPGLPAGPSYQKPTPPAGYPGSPGTPGQPGTPGLPGIPAQSFGQYPQPSVDYGKPNLSGYPGSTGQPGLPGQPGTPGTPGTPGSYPTSPKPSPYPINPGSGSVSGQPGTLGIPSQPSYQKPNSPTYPSQPSYSGYPGSSGQPGKPGTPGTPGTPGLPAGPSYQKPTPPAGYPGSPGTPGQPGTPGLPGIPAQSFGQYPQPSVDYGKPNLSGYPGSTGQPGLPGQPGTPGTPGTPGSYPTSPKPSPSPINPGSGSISGLPSNGYPSSIGQTQTGYPNKPIPQPSYPGQSYVYPTSYPQRPNVPDYGAQQPNEYPGYLSSGYPVPPPPNAPLPNYPPPSSPSGYSGYFELYPGQNQIYPGQPDFNAYPAGDQYPFNGNAYGNPKQQFTSPATENKGKTPQITTPVATPTYGYKSESSQTSVEYPEKPSLIDIRINVPNVPESNDGQKAVILGKNELIGTSSGSSGYSSSLTPQYVSSPTKAPKLPYQFGQESNQVVLSSSKPETSTPFYSVSTKTASTPENTNLVQSTSTISYEDQFSTLSPDSSTPVNIIPYPLPIVPNPGSCPCYFVPPTSNNSTNQIQQQQTTVDLNNLPEGAVIGFVPVVFYPSCGAGSAVSKEVLSSKLNPVFPSAYQVPYKCSYCEQSESQTANIRSSFNQVIKQSQLNPSVVIKSPSRKNYPNAPIYDQPEFGRKIKVVRRKTID from the exons atgtatTTAATACTGTTCTCAATTTTGGGGGTTCAGTTTGCCTTATCTCAGCAAACTAACCCAAATGATTTGGAAGTGGTGCTTAACATCGAAGACAGCAATAAAACTCAATACCATGAACAAAATTTCGATACCA TGGCCTATATATTCGGCTACGAAGTAGGTCCAAATGGTCAATTCCATCACGAAAATAAAGGTCCAGATGGCTTCACATATGGTTGCTACGGATATGTAGACCCAGAAGGAAAATTACAAGCGACTCATTATATATCTGATGGCTGGGGATACAGAGTTGTCACACCAGGTGAATCTGTAGAAATATTCCATCATAAACATGACCCCGCAGATGAAAATCAAGCTAATGAAAGTTCTGATGGTGGTTCTGAACATGAACATCATGGACACCATGGAGTGGTAACAGCATGGGGTGATCTTTATTTCCCAAAGGGATGTGGAGGAGGACGTCCAATTCAAGGTACTGGTCAATTAGGTGGATCAGGCTCATCTGGATACCCAAGCTTTATTGGAGTTGGTCAACCAGGACCAGCAGGCGCACctgg tCAACCAGGTACTCCAGGATTACCGGGAAGTCCATCTTCAGTTTATCCAAGTTATCCAGGTACCCCAGGCTCTCCAGGCTCCCCAGGTTCACCCGGAACTCCAGGCTTACCag GTAAACCAGGATCTCCAGGCTTTCCATCATATCAACAACCATCATCTTATCCAAGTGCACCAGGTACCCCAGGCTCTCCAGGCTCCCCAGGTTCACCCGGAACTCCAGGCTTACCAG gtaaaccAGGATCTCCAGGCTTTCCATCATATCAACAACCATCACCTTATCCAAGTGCACCAGGTACCCCAGGCTCTCCAGGCTCCCCAGGTTCACCCGGAACTCCAGGCTTACCAG GTAAACCAGGATCTCTAGGCTATCCATCATATCAACAACCGTCACCTTATCCAAGTGCAccag gCTCGTCTGGGTTACCGGGAACTCCAGGAACTCCAG gtCAACCAGGTACTCCAGGATTACCGGGAAGTCCATCTTCAGTTTATCCAAGTTATCcag GATCACAAGGATCTCCAGGTTCTCCCGGTGCTCCGGGTAGCCCAGGACTACCCAGTTTACCATCTTATCAAAAACCAACAGTTTATCCAACATCCACTTATCCTGGGAGCtcag GTTCCCCAGGCTCTCCAGGCTCCCCAGGTTCACCCGGAACTCCAGGCTTACCAG GTAAACCAGGATCTCTAGGCTATCCATCATATCAACAACCGTCACCTTATCCAAGTGCAccag gCTCGTCTGGTTTACCGGGAACTCCAGGAACTCCAGGAACTCCAG gtCAACCAGGTACTCCAGGATTACCGGGAAGTCCATCTTCAGCTTATCCAAGTTATCCag GATCACAAGGATCTCCAGGTTCTCCCGGTGCTCCGGGTAGCCCAGGACTACCCAGTTTACCATCTTATCAAAAACCAACAGTTTATCCAACATCCACTTATCCTGGGAGCTCag gtTCCCCAGGCTCTCCAGGCTCTCCAGGTTCACCCGGAACTCCAGGCTTACCAG gtaaaccAGGATCTCTAGGCTATCCATCTTATCAACAACCATCACCTTATCCAAGTGCACCag gcTCGTCCGGTTTACCAGGAACTCCAGGAACTCCAG gagcTCCAGGAATTCCAGGTGCACCAGGATCACCTTCATATAACATACCATCTTCATACCCAAGTGGTCCAG gaaCACCAGGGTTACCAGGTTCACCAGGATCACCag GCCAACCAGGAGCCCCAGGATTACCAGGTTCTTCACCATATCCAAAACCTTCATACCCTGTAGCTCCAGGTACACCAGTGTCTCCGGGATCTCCAGGTTCCCCTGGTCTTCCAg GCCAACCAGGAGCCCCAGGATTACCAGGTTCTTCACCATACCCAAAACCTTCATACCCTGCAGCTCCAGGTACACCAGGGTCTCCAGGATCTCCAGGTTCCCCTGGTCTTCCAG GAAAACCAGGATCTTACGTTCCCCAATCTTCATACCCAGAATCTGCTTATCCAGGTACCCCAg GTCAACCAGGTCAACCAGGAACTCCAGGAttaccag GTAAACCAGGAGCATCAGTTATACCTAGTATACCGTCATATGAAAAACCACAACCAACTTACCAAAAACCAAATGTAGGATACCCCGGAAGTCcag gcCAACCAGGTACTCCAGGTTTACCAGGATCACCAGGATTACCAGGCACAATTTCATACCCAAAACCCACACCAACATCCGCATATCCCGTAGGACCAg gtcaATCAGGATACCCTGGCTCTCCCGGACTTCCag gtCAACCAGGAACACCAGGTCTACCTGGGTCTGTATACCAACCTTCATATCAAAAACCATCTTCTGTTAATCAATATGGAAATCCATCTCTATATCCAGTATCTTCTTATCCTGGAAGTCAag gTCAACCCGGTACACCTGGATCACCAGGCTCAGCTTATCCAGGTTCTACATTGAATCAAACGCCTAATTATCAATCTGTTAAACCAAGTTCTTCATATCCAGGAAGTCCAG gtcaACCAGGCACTCCAGGATTACCAG GTCAACCAGGAACTCCAGGTATACCAAGCCAGCCTTCTTATCAAAAACCAAATCCACCAACATATCCTTCTCAACCATCTTATTCCGGTTATCCCGGAAGCtcag GTCAACCAGGAAAACCAGGTACTCCTGGTACTCCAGGTACACCAGGACTTCCCGCGGGACCGACCTACCAAAAACCTACACCTCCTGCTGGATATCCAGGATCTCCTGGTACACCAG GTCAACCAGGAACCCCTGGCCTCCCAGGTATTCCAGCTCAATCATTTGGTCAATATCCTCAACCTTCAGTTGACTATGGAAAACCTAATCTATCAGGATATCCCGGTTCTACag GTCAACCAGGCCTTCCCGGTCAACCAGGCACTCCAGGAACCCCAGGAACTCCAGGTTCTTATCCCACTTCACCAAAACCCAGCCCATACCCCATAAATCCAGGCAGTGGAAGTGTATCag gtcaaCCAGGAACCTCAGGTATACAAAGTCAGCCATCTTATCAAAAACCAAATCCACCAACATACCCAGTTAAGCCCACATATCCTTCTCAACCATCTTATTCCGGTTATCCCGGAAGCtcag GTCAACCAGGAAAACCAGGTACTCCTGGTACTCCAGGTACACCAGGTACACCAGGACTTCCCGCGGGACCGTCCTACCAAAAACCTACACCTCCTGCTGGATATCCAGGATCGCCTGGTACACCAG GTCAACCAGGAACCCCTGGCCTCCCAGGTATTCCAGCTCAATCTTTTGGTCAATATCCTCAACCTTCAGTTGACTATGGAAAACCTAATCTATCAGGATATCCCGGTTCTACag GTCAACCAGGCCTTCCCGGTCAACCAGGCACTCCAGGAACCCCAGGAACTCCAGGTTCTTATCCCACTTCACCAAAACCCAGCCCATACCCCATAAATCCAGGCAGTGGAAGTGTATCag gtcaaCCAGGAACTCTAGGTATACCAAGCCAGCCTTCttatcaaaaaccaaattcaccAACATATCCTTCTCAACCATCTTATTCCGGTTATCCCGGAAGCtcag GTCAACCAGGGAAACCAGGTACTCCTGGTACTCCAGGTACACCAGGACTTCCCGCGGGACCGTCCTACCAAAAACCTACACCTCCTGCTGGATATCCAGGATCTCCTGGTACACCAG GTCAACCAGGAACCCCTGGCCTCCCAGGTATTCCAGCTCAATCATTTGGTCAATATCCTCAACCTTCAGTTGACTATGGAAAACCTAATCTATCAGGATATCCCGGTTCTACag GTCAACCAGGCCTTCCCGGTCAACCAGGCACTCCAGGAACCCCAGGAACTCCAGGTTCTTATCCCACTTCACCAAAACCCAGCCCATCTCCCATTAATCCAGGCAGTGGAAGTATATCag gtttacCATCCAATGGTTATCCATCATCAATTGGTCAAACCCAAACAGGTTATCCAAACAAACCTATTCCTCAACCATCATACCCGGGTCAGAGTTATGTTTATCCTACCAGCTATCCTCAAAGACCAAATGTTCCTGACTATGGAGCACAGCAACCAAATGAATATCCTGGGTATTTAAGTTCAGGTTACCCAGTACCCCCTCCACCTAACGCACCACTTCCTAATTACCCACCACCTAGTTCACCATCTGGTTACTCTGGGTATTTCGAATTGTACCCGGGTCAAAATCAAATATACCCCGGTCAACCAGATTTTAATGCATACCCAGCTGGTGATCAATATCCTTTCAACGGAAACGCTTATGGTAATCCTAAACAACAATTTACTTCCCCAGCAACAGAAAACAAAGGTAAAACACCTCAAATAACTACTCCTGTTGCTACCCCAACATATGGTTATAAGAGTGAGTCTAGTCAAACTTCTGTGGAGTACCCAGAAAAACCTAGTTTGATAGATATACGCATTAATGTGCCAAATGTACCTGAATCTAACGATGGCCAAAAAGCCGTAATTTTaggtaaaaatgaattaataggaACATCGTCAGGATCATCTGGATATTCCAGTTCACTTACTCCGCAATACGTAAGCAGTCCTACAAAGGCACCCAAATTACCATATCAATTTGGTCAAGAATCAAATCAGGTAGTCTTATCATCAAGCAAACCAGAAACCAGCACTCCATTTTATAGTGTATCCACCAAAACAGCATCGACAcctgaaaatacaaatttagtgCAATCAACTAGTACCATATCCTACGAAGATCAATTTAGTACTCTTTCACCGGATTCTTCGACGCCTGTCAATATAATTCCTTATCCACTACCAATTGTGCCAAACCCAGGATCTTGTCCATGTTATTTTGTTCCACCAACAAGTAACAATTCTACCAATcaaatacaacaacaacaaacaaCAGTTGACTTAAATAATCTCCCGGAGGGTGCTGTTATTGGATTCGTGCCGGTAGTATTTTATCCATCATGTGGAGCAGGAAGCGCAGTATCAAAAGAAGTGCTATCATCTAAGTTAAATCCCGTTTTCCCTTCGGCTTATCAAGTACCATATAAATGTTCATATTGTGAACAAAGTGAATCACAAACCGCGAATATCAGAAGCAGTTTCAATCAAGTAATAAAACAAAGTCAATTAAATCCATCTGTTGTAATTAAAAGTCCAAGTAGGAAGAATTACCCAAATGCCCCAATTTATGACCAACCAGAATTTGgaagaaagataaaagttgtaaGAAGGAAAACTATAGATtag
- the LOC100168379 gene encoding collagen alpha-2(IV) chain isoform X9, which yields MRLQRNGKMIPRPRTNMYLILFSILGVQFALSQQTNPNDLEVVLNIEDSNKTQYHEQNFDTMAYIFGYEVGPNGQFHHENKGPDGFTYGCYGYVDPEGKLQATHYISDGWGYRVVTPGESVEIFHHKHDPADENQANESSDGGSEHEHHGHHGVVTAWGDLYFPKGCGGGRPIQGTGQLGGSGSSGYPSFIGVGQPGPAGAPGQPGTPGLPGSPSSVYPSYPGTPGSPGSPGSPGTPGLPGKPGSPGFPSYQQPSSYPSAPGTPGSPGSPGSPGTPGLPGKPGSPGFPSYQQPSPYPSAPGSSGLPGTPGTPGQPGTPGLPGSPSSVYPSYPGSPGSPGSPGSPGTPGLPGKPGSLGYPSYQQPSPYPSAPGSSGLPGTPGTPGTPGQPGTPGLPGSPSSAYPSYPGSQGSPGSPGAPGSPGLPSLPSYQKPTVYPTSTYPGSSGSPGSPGSPGSPGTPGLPGKPGSLGYPSYQQPSPYPSAPGSSGLPGTPGTPGAPGIPGAPGSPSYNIPSSYPSGPGTPGLPGSPGSPGQPGAPGLPGSSPYPKPSYPVAPGTPVSPGSPGSPGLPGQPGAPGLPGSSPYPKPSYPAAPGTPGSPGSPGSPGLPGKPGSYVPQSSYPESAYPGTPGQPGQPGTPGLPGKPGASVIPSIPSYEKPQPTYQKPNVGYPGSPGQPGTPGLPGSPGLPGTISYPKPTPTSAYPVGPGQSGYPGSPGLPGQPGTPGLPGSVYQPSYQKPSSVNQYGNPSLYPVSSYPGSQGLPGTPGTPGQPGTPGSPGSAYPGSTLNQTPNYQSVKPSSSYPGSPGQPGTPGLPGQPGTPGIPSQPSYQKPNPPTYPSQPSYSGYPGSSGQPGKPGTPGTPGTPGLPAGPTYQKPTPPAGYPGSPGTPGQPGTPGLPGIPAQSFGQYPQPSVDYGKPNLSGYPGSTGQPGLPGQPGTPGTPGTPGSYPTSPKPSPYPINPGSGSVSGQPGTSGIQSQPSYQKPNPPTYPVKPTYPSQPSYSGYPGSSGQPGKPGTPGTPGTPGTPGLPAGPSYQKPTPPAGYPGSPGTPGQPGTPGLPGIPAQSFGQYPQPSVDYGKPNLSGYPGSTGQPGLPGQPGTPGTPGTPGSYPTSPKPSPYPINPGSGSVSGQPGTLGIPSQPSYQKPNSPTYPSQPSYSGYPGSSGQPGKPGTPGTPGTPGLPAGPSYQKPTPPAGYPGSPGTPGQPGTPGLPGIPAQSFGQYPQPSVDYGKPNLSGYPGSTGQPGLPGQPGTPGTPGTPGSYPTSPKPSPSPINPGSGSISGLPSNGYPSSIGQTQTGYPNKPIPQPSYPGQSYVYPTSYPQRPNVPDYGAQQPNEYPGYLSSGYPVPPPPNAPLPNYPPPSSPSGYSGYFELYPGQNQIYPGQPDFNAYPAGDQYPFNGNAYGNPKQQFTSPATENKGKTPQITTPVATPTYGYKSESSQTSVEYPEKPSLIDIRINVPNVPESNDGQKAVILGKNELIGTSSGSSGYSSSLTPQYVSSPTKAPKLPYQFGQESNQVVLSSSKPETSTPFYSVSTKTASTPENTNLVQSTSTISYEDQFSTLSPDSSTPVNIIPYPLPIVPNPGSCPCYFVPPTSNNSTNQIQQQQTTVDLNNLPEGAVIGFVPVVFYPSCGAGSAVSKEVLSSKLNPVFPSAYQVPYKCSYCEQSESQTANIRSSFNQVIKQSQLNPSVVIKSPSRKNYPNAPIYDQPEFGRKIKVVRRKTID from the exons atgtatTTAATACTGTTCTCAATTTTGGGGGTTCAGTTTGCCTTATCTCAGCAAACTAACCCAAATGATTTGGAAGTGGTGCTTAACATCGAAGACAGCAATAAAACTCAATACCATGAACAAAATTTCGATACCA TGGCCTATATATTCGGCTACGAAGTAGGTCCAAATGGTCAATTCCATCACGAAAATAAAGGTCCAGATGGCTTCACATATGGTTGCTACGGATATGTAGACCCAGAAGGAAAATTACAAGCGACTCATTATATATCTGATGGCTGGGGATACAGAGTTGTCACACCAGGTGAATCTGTAGAAATATTCCATCATAAACATGACCCCGCAGATGAAAATCAAGCTAATGAAAGTTCTGATGGTGGTTCTGAACATGAACATCATGGACACCATGGAGTGGTAACAGCATGGGGTGATCTTTATTTCCCAAAGGGATGTGGAGGAGGACGTCCAATTCAAGGTACTGGTCAATTAGGTGGATCAGGCTCATCTGGATACCCAAGCTTTATTGGAGTTGGTCAACCAGGACCAGCAGGCGCACctgg tCAACCAGGTACTCCAGGATTACCGGGAAGTCCATCTTCAGTTTATCCAAGTTATCCAGGTACCCCAGGCTCTCCAGGCTCCCCAGGTTCACCCGGAACTCCAGGCTTACCag GTAAACCAGGATCTCCAGGCTTTCCATCATATCAACAACCATCATCTTATCCAAGTGCACCAGGTACCCCAGGCTCTCCAGGCTCCCCAGGTTCACCCGGAACTCCAGGCTTACCAG gtaaaccAGGATCTCCAGGCTTTCCATCATATCAACAACCATCACCTTATCCAAGTGCACCAG gCTCGTCTGGGTTACCGGGAACTCCAGGAACTCCAG gtCAACCAGGTACTCCAGGATTACCGGGAAGTCCATCTTCAGTTTATCCAAGTTATCcag GTTCCCCAGGCTCTCCAGGCTCCCCAGGTTCACCCGGAACTCCAGGCTTACCAG GTAAACCAGGATCTCTAGGCTATCCATCATATCAACAACCGTCACCTTATCCAAGTGCAccag gCTCGTCTGGTTTACCGGGAACTCCAGGAACTCCAGGAACTCCAG gtCAACCAGGTACTCCAGGATTACCGGGAAGTCCATCTTCAGCTTATCCAAGTTATCCag GATCACAAGGATCTCCAGGTTCTCCCGGTGCTCCGGGTAGCCCAGGACTACCCAGTTTACCATCTTATCAAAAACCAACAGTTTATCCAACATCCACTTATCCTGGGAGCTCag gtTCCCCAGGCTCTCCAGGCTCTCCAGGTTCACCCGGAACTCCAGGCTTACCAG gtaaaccAGGATCTCTAGGCTATCCATCTTATCAACAACCATCACCTTATCCAAGTGCACCag gcTCGTCCGGTTTACCAGGAACTCCAGGAACTCCAG gagcTCCAGGAATTCCAGGTGCACCAGGATCACCTTCATATAACATACCATCTTCATACCCAAGTGGTCCAG gaaCACCAGGGTTACCAGGTTCACCAGGATCACCag GCCAACCAGGAGCCCCAGGATTACCAGGTTCTTCACCATATCCAAAACCTTCATACCCTGTAGCTCCAGGTACACCAGTGTCTCCGGGATCTCCAGGTTCCCCTGGTCTTCCAg GCCAACCAGGAGCCCCAGGATTACCAGGTTCTTCACCATACCCAAAACCTTCATACCCTGCAGCTCCAGGTACACCAGGGTCTCCAGGATCTCCAGGTTCCCCTGGTCTTCCAG GAAAACCAGGATCTTACGTTCCCCAATCTTCATACCCAGAATCTGCTTATCCAGGTACCCCAg GTCAACCAGGTCAACCAGGAACTCCAGGAttaccag GTAAACCAGGAGCATCAGTTATACCTAGTATACCGTCATATGAAAAACCACAACCAACTTACCAAAAACCAAATGTAGGATACCCCGGAAGTCcag gcCAACCAGGTACTCCAGGTTTACCAGGATCACCAGGATTACCAGGCACAATTTCATACCCAAAACCCACACCAACATCCGCATATCCCGTAGGACCAg gtcaATCAGGATACCCTGGCTCTCCCGGACTTCCag gtCAACCAGGAACACCAGGTCTACCTGGGTCTGTATACCAACCTTCATATCAAAAACCATCTTCTGTTAATCAATATGGAAATCCATCTCTATATCCAGTATCTTCTTATCCTGGAAGTCAag GATTACCCGGAACACCAGGAACAccag gTCAACCCGGTACACCTGGATCACCAGGCTCAGCTTATCCAGGTTCTACATTGAATCAAACGCCTAATTATCAATCTGTTAAACCAAGTTCTTCATATCCAGGAAGTCCAG gtcaACCAGGCACTCCAGGATTACCAG GTCAACCAGGAACTCCAGGTATACCAAGCCAGCCTTCTTATCAAAAACCAAATCCACCAACATATCCTTCTCAACCATCTTATTCCGGTTATCCCGGAAGCtcag GTCAACCAGGAAAACCAGGTACTCCTGGTACTCCAGGTACACCAGGACTTCCCGCGGGACCGACCTACCAAAAACCTACACCTCCTGCTGGATATCCAGGATCTCCTGGTACACCAG GTCAACCAGGAACCCCTGGCCTCCCAGGTATTCCAGCTCAATCATTTGGTCAATATCCTCAACCTTCAGTTGACTATGGAAAACCTAATCTATCAGGATATCCCGGTTCTACag GTCAACCAGGCCTTCCCGGTCAACCAGGCACTCCAGGAACCCCAGGAACTCCAGGTTCTTATCCCACTTCACCAAAACCCAGCCCATACCCCATAAATCCAGGCAGTGGAAGTGTATCag gtcaaCCAGGAACCTCAGGTATACAAAGTCAGCCATCTTATCAAAAACCAAATCCACCAACATACCCAGTTAAGCCCACATATCCTTCTCAACCATCTTATTCCGGTTATCCCGGAAGCtcag GTCAACCAGGAAAACCAGGTACTCCTGGTACTCCAGGTACACCAGGTACACCAGGACTTCCCGCGGGACCGTCCTACCAAAAACCTACACCTCCTGCTGGATATCCAGGATCGCCTGGTACACCAG GTCAACCAGGAACCCCTGGCCTCCCAGGTATTCCAGCTCAATCTTTTGGTCAATATCCTCAACCTTCAGTTGACTATGGAAAACCTAATCTATCAGGATATCCCGGTTCTACag GTCAACCAGGCCTTCCCGGTCAACCAGGCACTCCAGGAACCCCAGGAACTCCAGGTTCTTATCCCACTTCACCAAAACCCAGCCCATACCCCATAAATCCAGGCAGTGGAAGTGTATCag gtcaaCCAGGAACTCTAGGTATACCAAGCCAGCCTTCttatcaaaaaccaaattcaccAACATATCCTTCTCAACCATCTTATTCCGGTTATCCCGGAAGCtcag GTCAACCAGGGAAACCAGGTACTCCTGGTACTCCAGGTACACCAGGACTTCCCGCGGGACCGTCCTACCAAAAACCTACACCTCCTGCTGGATATCCAGGATCTCCTGGTACACCAG GTCAACCAGGAACCCCTGGCCTCCCAGGTATTCCAGCTCAATCATTTGGTCAATATCCTCAACCTTCAGTTGACTATGGAAAACCTAATCTATCAGGATATCCCGGTTCTACag GTCAACCAGGCCTTCCCGGTCAACCAGGCACTCCAGGAACCCCAGGAACTCCAGGTTCTTATCCCACTTCACCAAAACCCAGCCCATCTCCCATTAATCCAGGCAGTGGAAGTATATCag gtttacCATCCAATGGTTATCCATCATCAATTGGTCAAACCCAAACAGGTTATCCAAACAAACCTATTCCTCAACCATCATACCCGGGTCAGAGTTATGTTTATCCTACCAGCTATCCTCAAAGACCAAATGTTCCTGACTATGGAGCACAGCAACCAAATGAATATCCTGGGTATTTAAGTTCAGGTTACCCAGTACCCCCTCCACCTAACGCACCACTTCCTAATTACCCACCACCTAGTTCACCATCTGGTTACTCTGGGTATTTCGAATTGTACCCGGGTCAAAATCAAATATACCCCGGTCAACCAGATTTTAATGCATACCCAGCTGGTGATCAATATCCTTTCAACGGAAACGCTTATGGTAATCCTAAACAACAATTTACTTCCCCAGCAACAGAAAACAAAGGTAAAACACCTCAAATAACTACTCCTGTTGCTACCCCAACATATGGTTATAAGAGTGAGTCTAGTCAAACTTCTGTGGAGTACCCAGAAAAACCTAGTTTGATAGATATACGCATTAATGTGCCAAATGTACCTGAATCTAACGATGGCCAAAAAGCCGTAATTTTaggtaaaaatgaattaataggaACATCGTCAGGATCATCTGGATATTCCAGTTCACTTACTCCGCAATACGTAAGCAGTCCTACAAAGGCACCCAAATTACCATATCAATTTGGTCAAGAATCAAATCAGGTAGTCTTATCATCAAGCAAACCAGAAACCAGCACTCCATTTTATAGTGTATCCACCAAAACAGCATCGACAcctgaaaatacaaatttagtgCAATCAACTAGTACCATATCCTACGAAGATCAATTTAGTACTCTTTCACCGGATTCTTCGACGCCTGTCAATATAATTCCTTATCCACTACCAATTGTGCCAAACCCAGGATCTTGTCCATGTTATTTTGTTCCACCAACAAGTAACAATTCTACCAATcaaatacaacaacaacaaacaaCAGTTGACTTAAATAATCTCCCGGAGGGTGCTGTTATTGGATTCGTGCCGGTAGTATTTTATCCATCATGTGGAGCAGGAAGCGCAGTATCAAAAGAAGTGCTATCATCTAAGTTAAATCCCGTTTTCCCTTCGGCTTATCAAGTACCATATAAATGTTCATATTGTGAACAAAGTGAATCACAAACCGCGAATATCAGAAGCAGTTTCAATCAAGTAATAAAACAAAGTCAATTAAATCCATCTGTTGTAATTAAAAGTCCAAGTAGGAAGAATTACCCAAATGCCCCAATTTATGACCAACCAGAATTTGgaagaaagataaaagttgtaaGAAGGAAAACTATAGATtag